The Moraxella osloensis genome contains a region encoding:
- the apbC gene encoding iron-sulfur cluster carrier protein ApbC — protein sequence MFNFIKPKTVATVDESTLNQLFDDYRVNNQPIRQYVKGIKQQGSSLTLDLRLPDDCNPEQIHHDLSQKLHIHGVSEVNMNITLFDSTTAPKPTTKGSGSTLPKTTNAMPPVTQAAPQSDKLVTETPEPAIAKKATTQAELTPHPRIEHIIVVASGKGGVGKSTTTVNIALALQKLGKRVGVLDADIYGPSIPSMLGVAGQQPQLEHEQFVPIAAQGMPMLSIGSLLSDDTTPIAWRGAKATGALMQLYNQTNWPNLDYLVIDMPPGTGDIQLTLAQRIPVTGAVIVTTPQHIALLDAQKGIEMFRKTHIPVLGVVENMALHTCSSCGHTEAIFGEGGGEKMAAQYKVPLLGQLPLAKGIREQADKGEPSVIANQGAGDEFADYYLNIAKNIEANIAKFAKPHDNNRIF from the coding sequence ATGTTCAACTTTATCAAACCAAAAACCGTGGCGACAGTGGATGAGTCCACGCTTAATCAGTTATTTGATGACTACCGCGTCAATAACCAGCCAATTCGCCAGTATGTCAAAGGGATTAAACAGCAAGGTAGTAGTCTGACATTGGATTTGCGCTTGCCCGATGATTGCAATCCTGAACAAATCCATCATGATTTGAGCCAAAAGCTGCATATCCATGGGGTCAGTGAAGTAAATATGAATATTACCTTGTTTGACAGCACTACTGCACCAAAACCTACGACCAAAGGCAGTGGCTCAACCCTACCCAAAACCACCAATGCCATGCCACCTGTCACTCAGGCCGCGCCACAAAGTGACAAATTAGTCACAGAAACCCCTGAACCTGCGATTGCCAAAAAAGCCACTACCCAAGCAGAATTAACACCGCATCCACGCATCGAGCATATTATTGTGGTGGCTTCGGGTAAAGGCGGCGTTGGCAAATCGACTACGACAGTGAATATCGCCTTGGCGCTGCAAAAACTGGGCAAACGCGTGGGCGTGCTCGATGCAGATATCTATGGCCCGAGTATTCCAAGTATGCTTGGCGTGGCAGGTCAGCAGCCGCAGCTTGAGCATGAGCAGTTTGTACCGATTGCGGCGCAAGGCATGCCGATGCTATCTATTGGTAGCTTGTTGAGCGATGACACTACCCCGATTGCTTGGCGCGGTGCCAAAGCCACAGGCGCACTGATGCAGCTTTACAACCAAACCAACTGGCCAAATCTTGATTATTTGGTGATTGATATGCCACCTGGGACGGGAGATATTCAGTTGACGCTTGCCCAGCGTATTCCTGTGACCGGTGCGGTGATTGTGACCACGCCGCAGCATATTGCCTTGCTAGATGCGCAAAAAGGCATTGAGATGTTCCGCAAAACCCATATCCCTGTGCTCGGCGTGGTAGAAAATATGGCGCTACATACCTGTAGCAGCTGTGGGCATACCGAAGCGATTTTTGGCGAAGGCGGCGGGGAGAAAATGGCAGCACAGTATAAAGTGCCGCTGCTGGGGCAATTACCACTGGCAAAAGGCATCCGCGAGCAAGCCGATAAAGGAGAGCCGTCCGTCATTGCTAATCAAGGCGCAGGCGATGAATTTGCCGACTATTATCTCAATATCGCTAAAAATATCGAAGCTAATATCGCAAAATTTGCCAAACCGCATGATAATAATCGGATTTTCTAA
- a CDS encoding cation transporter translates to MGHSLQTKQLTAKVAGVLQLLLAVAGLMEVVRRFLGAETIPNFAMMIGISMLALLGNALCLYLLQKSRSKDVHMQASMIFTSNDVIVNLGVILTGVLTWFTQSRYPDLLIGLLVFALVASGAVKILRLSNN, encoded by the coding sequence GTGGGGCATTCGCTGCAAACCAAACAGCTGACTGCTAAGGTCGCAGGTGTGTTGCAGTTACTGCTTGCTGTAGCGGGATTGATGGAAGTGGTGCGTCGATTTTTAGGTGCAGAGACGATACCAAATTTTGCGATGATGATAGGTATCTCGATGTTGGCGTTACTCGGTAATGCTTTATGTCTATATCTACTTCAGAAAAGTAGAAGTAAAGACGTACATATGCAAGCCAGTATGATATTCACGTCCAATGATGTGATTGTCAACTTAGGTGTCATCTTGACTGGGGTGTTAACGTGGTTTACCCAGTCGCGCTATCCCGATCTGTTGATTGGGCTCTTGGTCTTTGCCTTGGTCGCCAGTGGCGCGGTTAAAATTTTACGTTTGTCTAACAATTAA
- a CDS encoding ABC transporter ATP-binding protein has protein sequence MMNADNLRLTFNPGTPIENPALRGISLRIEAGEFVTVIGTNGAGKSTFLNAVAGTIRVDSGKITLNNIDVTKKSAHQRAHWVARVFQDPMAGTCEALTIEENMALAYKRGESRFLKGALNHKNREIFREKLAILKLGLENRLTDRMGLLSGGQRQAVSLLMASLQPSKILLLDEHTAALDPKTAAFVLELTDKIVQENNLTTMMVTHSMQQALNHGTRTVMLHQGQVVLDVSGDERKGMTVHDLLNMFERTRGEVVEDDSLILS, from the coding sequence ATGATGAACGCAGACAACCTACGATTGACCTTCAATCCTGGTACGCCCATTGAAAACCCTGCCTTACGTGGTATCAGCCTGCGTATTGAGGCGGGTGAATTTGTCACGGTCATTGGTACCAACGGCGCAGGTAAGTCGACGTTTTTAAATGCCGTCGCTGGCACGATTCGGGTCGATAGCGGCAAAATTACCTTAAACAATATTGACGTGACCAAAAAATCCGCCCACCAGCGGGCACACTGGGTAGCACGCGTTTTTCAAGACCCAATGGCAGGTACTTGTGAAGCCTTAACCATTGAAGAAAACATGGCACTTGCTTACAAGCGTGGCGAATCGCGTTTTTTAAAAGGCGCATTGAATCACAAAAACCGTGAAATTTTCCGTGAAAAACTGGCGATTTTAAAATTAGGGTTAGAGAATCGACTCACTGACCGTATGGGTTTATTATCAGGCGGGCAACGACAAGCGGTTAGCCTATTAATGGCGTCCCTGCAGCCGTCAAAAATTTTATTACTCGATGAACACACGGCTGCCCTTGACCCAAAAACCGCCGCTTTCGTCTTGGAACTGACCGATAAAATTGTCCAAGAAAACAATCTCACCACCATGATGGTCACTCACTCCATGCAGCAAGCGCTCAATCACGGCACGCGCACCGTCATGCTACACCAAGGGCAAGTGGTACTAGACGTATCAGGTGATGAACGCAAAGGCATGACTGTTCATGATTTACTCAATATGTTTGAACGCACCCGCGGCGAAGTGGTAGAAGATGACAGCTTAATTTTGAGCTAA
- a CDS encoding ABC transporter permease, with the protein MSLLALFGALESGLIYALVALGVYISFRVLDFPDLTADGSFPLGGAVAGVAIIADVNPWLACIFGMLAGGVAGLVTAWLHVKLGILQLLSSILVMVALYAVNLRIMQAPNLALLGEPTIFDELVTDSNGYWMRCVVIGGVVIAAKFFLDWFFSTEMGLAMRATGSNLRMSQAQGIATSRSILLGMAISNGLIALAGAIFVQTQGGADISIGVGTIVIGLAAVIIGETILPAKKMRWITLSAIVGAILYKFFIQIALSNDTLRAIGFGPQDVNLVTALLVVIALILPKIKSKILSNRHKHAA; encoded by the coding sequence ATGTCGTTACTTGCTTTATTTGGTGCCCTAGAAAGTGGTCTAATCTATGCGTTAGTGGCTTTGGGCGTATATATTTCATTTCGGGTGTTAGATTTTCCAGATTTGACCGCGGATGGTAGTTTTCCCTTAGGCGGTGCTGTCGCAGGCGTGGCAATCATCGCGGATGTCAACCCTTGGCTTGCTTGTATCTTTGGTATGCTTGCTGGCGGTGTTGCAGGTTTGGTAACGGCTTGGCTACATGTCAAACTTGGTATTTTACAGCTACTCTCAAGTATTTTAGTGATGGTCGCGCTGTATGCGGTCAATTTGCGTATTATGCAAGCGCCAAACTTGGCATTGCTCGGTGAGCCAACGATATTTGACGAACTGGTGACGGATAGTAACGGCTATTGGATGCGCTGTGTGGTGATTGGTGGTGTGGTGATTGCTGCCAAGTTTTTCTTGGATTGGTTCTTTAGCACTGAGATGGGCTTGGCGATGCGAGCAACGGGCTCTAACCTTAGAATGTCACAAGCACAAGGGATTGCTACCTCTCGAAGTATCTTGCTTGGAATGGCGATTTCTAACGGGCTGATTGCGCTTGCCGGTGCAATTTTTGTGCAAACCCAAGGCGGTGCCGATATTTCCATTGGTGTTGGTACCATTGTGATTGGTCTTGCCGCTGTTATCATTGGTGAAACCATCCTCCCTGCCAAAAAAATGCGGTGGATTACCCTATCTGCTATTGTCGGGGCGATTCTTTATAAATTCTTTATCCAAATTGCGTTGTCAAATGATACCTTACGTGCGATTGGTTTTGGTCCTCAAGATGTTAACTTAGTCACTGCACTGCTGGTGGTGATTGCTTTAATCCTACCAAAAATCAAATCAAAAATTTTAAGCAATCGCCATAAGCATGCCGCTTAA
- a CDS encoding PACE efflux transporter: MTTKARIWQAILFETIAILLSLGWVKLLSFFGFTSSESQHNSSILALLIGISLIAMIWTFIYNLLFDKFFTGEKLARPLWLRVLHIVGFEGGLLGFTLPLVMWVMNIGLWQAFMLDISLTLLILVYGFIFYWIYDLVAHKYSRK, from the coding sequence ATGACCACCAAAGCACGCATCTGGCAAGCGATTTTATTTGAGACAATCGCCATACTGCTATCATTAGGCTGGGTAAAATTACTCAGCTTTTTTGGCTTTACGAGTAGTGAATCTCAGCATAACTCAAGTATATTGGCGCTGCTGATTGGCATTTCGCTCATCGCCATGATTTGGACATTTATTTATAACTTACTGTTTGATAAATTTTTTACCGGTGAAAAACTGGCTCGACCGCTATGGCTACGGGTACTGCATATAGTGGGGTTTGAAGGCGGCTTGTTGGGCTTTACCTTACCACTGGTTATGTGGGTGATGAATATTGGATTGTGGCAAGCGTTTATGCTCGATATTTCGTTGACCTTACTTATTTTGGTATATGGGTTTATTTTTTACTGGATTTATGACCTAGTCGCCCATAAATATAGTCGCAAATAA
- a CDS encoding ABC transporter substrate-binding protein: MASLMGCSQSNNKTADASTASATTAASGDTKSVAITAIVEHPALDAVRQGVIEELGNEGFKEGQNLKVNFQSAQGNTATAGQIAKQFAADKPDAIVAISTPSAQSVIAATNSIPVIFSAVTDPVQAKLIKSWEASGTNVTGASDMLPLEPQIELMKKVVPNLKSVGYVYSPGEVNSTVVLKALEAKFKPMGISIVAAPAQRTTDIPQAARGLQGKVQLIYTSLDNNVVSAYESLYQAAKEIKVPLVASDTDSVARGAVAAMGINYKDLGIETGKIVGRVLKGEKPGTIKPITMNKLDLYLSPKHAQEVGITLPQDLISQAAQVEPAPKAKQ, translated from the coding sequence ATGGCAAGCCTGATGGGTTGTAGCCAATCTAACAATAAAACAGCTGATGCAAGCACAGCAAGTGCAACGACAGCGGCGTCAGGCGATACCAAGTCTGTTGCTATCACAGCAATCGTTGAGCACCCAGCATTAGATGCCGTTCGTCAAGGTGTGATTGAAGAGCTTGGTAACGAAGGCTTTAAGGAAGGTCAAAACCTAAAAGTAAATTTCCAATCAGCCCAAGGCAATACGGCGACTGCCGGTCAGATTGCCAAACAATTTGCCGCGGATAAACCCGATGCCATCGTTGCCATTTCCACCCCATCGGCGCAATCCGTCATTGCAGCGACCAACTCAATTCCTGTCATTTTCTCTGCAGTTACCGACCCGGTCCAAGCGAAACTGATAAAATCTTGGGAAGCCTCTGGCACCAACGTGACAGGCGCATCAGACATGTTGCCACTTGAGCCACAGATTGAGCTGATGAAAAAAGTGGTACCAAATCTCAAATCCGTCGGCTATGTATACAGCCCAGGGGAAGTCAACTCAACTGTGGTACTCAAAGCGCTTGAAGCAAAATTTAAACCGATGGGCATTAGCATCGTTGCAGCACCTGCACAGCGCACTACCGATATTCCCCAAGCGGCTCGTGGTCTACAAGGTAAAGTTCAGCTCATCTATACCTCACTTGACAACAACGTGGTATCCGCCTATGAGTCGCTTTACCAAGCAGCTAAAGAAATCAAAGTGCCCCTAGTGGCGTCTGATACTGACTCCGTTGCCCGTGGTGCAGTCGCGGCGATGGGTATCAACTACAAAGACTTGGGCATCGAAACAGGTAAAATCGTTGGACGCGTCCTAAAAGGCGAAAAACCAGGTACCATCAAGCCTATCACGATGAATAAGCTTGACTTATACCTTAGCCCAAAACACGCGCAAGAAGTTGGCATTACGCTGCCACAAGATTTAATTAGTCAGGCAGCCCAAGTAGAGCCTGCGCCAAAAGCTAAACAATAA
- a CDS encoding LD-carboxypeptidase: MSQKMANTHAPMTTTPMTATHLAGLTRRRLLKTGIALSAATVTGAKADLTIGGQVISQPSQRYGSNNDPNNMAFGEPSAMPNGNTPMETLPINPQWPQWDFATIKANCEALKGRGVHLHLVAPSGFGSDEQRNLLAIHRLTQAGFYIDNPEVISRRYLRFAGSDSERLDDITALLNRPVHELPKILLGVRGGYGAMRLLNKLSDQQWRMLTQKLKERGTLLMGFSDFTALQLAMYAKGHLPYVAGAMLSSDFGKTEVNTDTIQSFINLCTQNQLRIQVPEAQLYRDTARPLAKPIKGTLWGGNLSVLSAMVGTPYMPTVDNGILFLEDTGEQPYRIERMLQTLVLSGIVAKQQAIVLGKFNFSGISDAYNGDYTFDTVIRTIQQTTGRPIYTDFPFGHVARRINFPLGVPVTLDNVGSGYQATFNQFYHLKTDANFGNLDLTKLFV; this comes from the coding sequence ATGTCTCAAAAAATGGCGAATACTCACGCCCCCATGACTACCACCCCCATGACTGCCACCCACTTGGCTGGCTTGACGCGGCGCCGACTGCTAAAGACAGGGATAGCGCTATCGGCAGCGACGGTAACGGGTGCAAAAGCAGATTTGACAATAGGCGGGCAAGTGATTAGCCAACCTTCACAGCGGTATGGGTCAAACAATGACCCTAATAACATGGCTTTTGGCGAGCCAAGCGCTATGCCCAATGGCAATACGCCCATGGAAACATTGCCCATCAATCCCCAATGGCCCCAATGGGACTTTGCGACCATCAAAGCCAATTGTGAAGCCCTCAAAGGTCGCGGTGTCCACCTCCATTTGGTAGCGCCATCGGGATTTGGTAGTGATGAACAGCGTAACTTACTGGCGATTCACCGACTCACCCAAGCGGGATTTTATATCGACAATCCAGAAGTGATTAGCCGACGTTATTTGCGCTTTGCAGGTTCAGACAGTGAGCGCTTGGACGATATTACCGCCTTACTTAATCGACCTGTACATGAGCTGCCTAAGATATTACTCGGCGTGCGTGGCGGCTATGGCGCGATGCGTTTGCTCAACAAACTAAGTGATCAGCAGTGGCGAATGCTGACGCAAAAACTCAAAGAGCGTGGCACACTACTGATGGGTTTTAGTGATTTTACTGCCTTGCAGCTTGCCATGTACGCCAAAGGTCATCTCCCCTATGTGGCAGGGGCAATGCTCAGTAGTGACTTTGGCAAAACAGAGGTGAATACCGATACCATCCAAAGTTTTATCAACCTTTGCACCCAAAACCAGCTACGTATCCAAGTGCCAGAAGCTCAGCTTTATCGTGACACTGCGCGTCCTTTGGCTAAGCCGATAAAAGGCACCTTATGGGGCGGTAATCTTAGCGTGTTATCTGCAATGGTGGGCACGCCGTATATGCCAACTGTTGACAATGGGATTTTATTTTTGGAAGATACCGGTGAGCAGCCTTACCGTATCGAGCGTATGCTACAAACCTTGGTGTTATCAGGTATTGTGGCAAAACAGCAGGCAATTGTGTTGGGCAAATTTAATTTTAGCGGCATCAGTGATGCTTACAATGGTGATTACACTTTTGATACCGTCATCCGTACCATCCAACAAACCACAGGGCGACCCATCTACACCGATTTCCCCTTTGGGCATGTGGCAAGACGCATTAATTTTCCGCTCGGTGTGCCTGTCACACTTGACAATGTCGGTAGTGGCTATCAAGCGACATTCAACCAGTTTTATCATCTTAAAACCGATGCAAACTTTGGCAATTTGGACTTAACTAAATTATTCGTCTAA
- the radA gene encoding DNA repair protein RadA, with the protein MAKSKLSYVCQQCGANFGKWSGQCAECGAWNSLVEAPTVSMPHHKPVTKKASNYAGEQSSVMPLNAVPMSLDTRLPTGVGEFDRVLGGGLVAGSVVLIGGDPGIGKSTILLQTAIHMAENQSLAGSALYITGEESLSQVAMRASRLGLPNNNLKVLAETNVEMICQALTQEQPAVAIIDSIQTLFTEVIQSAPGGVSQIRESAAILTRYAKQTGTALFLVGHVTKEGALAGPRVLEHMVDAVLYFEGQSDSRFRMIRAVKNRFGAVNELGIFAMTDTGLKEVANPSAIFLSRYDKPIAGSVVMVSREGTRPLLVEVQALVDESQGQPRRMALGLDYQRLAMLLAVMHRHGGIQTNGQDVYVNVVGGVKVLETGSDLAVLLACASSIKEKPLPYTLAVFGEVGLSGEIRPVPNGQERLKEAVKHGFTHAIVPKANAPKTQLEQYQGLKIIAVERLDDAIDSAFNYL; encoded by the coding sequence ATGGCAAAATCAAAATTATCCTATGTGTGCCAGCAATGTGGCGCAAACTTCGGTAAATGGTCGGGACAGTGTGCCGAATGTGGCGCCTGGAATAGCCTTGTCGAAGCGCCGACAGTCAGCATGCCACATCATAAACCCGTCACCAAAAAAGCCAGCAACTACGCGGGCGAACAATCGAGCGTCATGCCACTTAATGCCGTGCCCATGTCACTCGATACTAGGCTACCAACGGGTGTTGGTGAGTTTGATAGGGTGTTGGGCGGTGGCTTAGTGGCAGGTTCTGTGGTGCTGATTGGGGGTGATCCGGGTATTGGCAAATCTACTATCTTGCTACAGACGGCGATTCATATGGCAGAAAACCAAAGCCTCGCCGGCAGTGCGCTGTACATTACCGGTGAAGAATCGTTGTCACAGGTGGCGATGCGGGCTAGTCGTTTGGGGCTACCCAATAACAACTTAAAAGTATTGGCAGAAACCAATGTTGAAATGATCTGCCAAGCCTTGACCCAAGAGCAACCAGCCGTCGCCATCATTGACTCAATTCAGACTTTGTTTACCGAAGTCATCCAATCCGCGCCAGGTGGTGTCAGTCAAATTCGTGAATCAGCGGCGATTCTGACGCGCTATGCTAAGCAAACGGGTACCGCGTTATTTTTGGTCGGACATGTGACCAAAGAAGGGGCGCTGGCAGGCCCTCGCGTGCTAGAACATATGGTGGATGCGGTACTGTATTTTGAAGGGCAGTCGGACAGCCGTTTTCGAATGATTCGTGCGGTGAAAAATCGTTTTGGTGCCGTCAACGAGCTGGGGATTTTTGCCATGACGGATACAGGACTCAAAGAAGTGGCAAATCCATCGGCGATATTTTTAAGTCGCTATGATAAACCGATTGCAGGCTCAGTGGTCATGGTTAGCCGTGAAGGTACCAGACCGCTACTGGTTGAAGTACAAGCGCTGGTCGATGAATCGCAAGGACAACCTAGGCGCATGGCATTAGGTTTAGATTATCAGCGCTTAGCCATGTTGCTGGCAGTCATGCACCGTCATGGCGGTATCCAAACCAATGGGCAAGATGTGTATGTCAATGTGGTAGGCGGGGTCAAGGTACTTGAAACCGGCTCAGATTTGGCGGTGTTATTAGCCTGTGCCTCTAGTATTAAAGAAAAGCCTTTGCCTTATACTCTAGCAGTATTTGGTGAAGTGGGCTTATCGGGTGAAATCAGACCTGTGCCCAATGGTCAAGAACGTCTAAAAGAAGCGGTGAAACATGGCTTTACTCATGCAATTGTACCCAAAGCCAATGCCCCCAAAACGCAATTAGAGCAATATCAAGGTCTCAAAATCATTGCAGTTGAGCGATTAGATGATGCGATTGATAGCGCCTTTAATTATCTATAA
- the metG gene encoding methionine--tRNA ligase, with amino-acid sequence MRKILVTSALPYANGPIHLGHLVEYIQTDIWVRAMKSLGHQVTYVCADDAHGTAIMLKAEVNGVTPEEQIADVKASHEKDFAGFLIDFDNYYSTHSPENEHYSQLIYNRLYENGHISHKAVEQLYDPEKGLFLADRFVKGECPKCGAKDQYGDNCEVCGTTYNATELKNPYSTLSGATPVLKSSIHYFFNLPNFSEFLQNWTRKEGRLQTSIANKLQEWFDAGLANWDISRDAPYFGFKIPNTPANEPDKYFYVWLDAPVGYMASFKNLCDQQGANLGLNFDEYWSKENHNNTEIYHFIGKDIVYFHALFWPAMLEGAGFRTPTAINAHGFLTVNGEKMSKSRGTFIKADTYLQNLDPEYLRYYFASKLSASVEDINLDLEDFMQKVNSDLVGKVVNIASRCAGFIHKNHGSKLALTISEPALVQQIIDAGEDIAAAYEAREFSKAMRLIMACADKANEYIDDKKPWALNKIEGQQAEVQAVCTVALNIFRQLVVYLAPVLPLMCEKARIFLNVDSLDFDSRHALLVGHTINAFTPLMQRVDKDKVAAMVDSSKEDLNKQPAIANQPATGQSGASNTKAAASEQPTGDTALIGIDDFAKVTMTVAKVLACTNVEGADKLLQFTLDVGETDAQGNVKTRNVFSGIAKFYNPEQLVGKTVVCVTNLAPRKMKFGISEGMILSAEKAGQLTVVTLDDHIPAGATLA; translated from the coding sequence GTGAGAAAAATTTTAGTTACCAGCGCCCTGCCCTATGCCAATGGTCCGATTCATTTGGGGCATTTGGTTGAGTATATCCAAACCGATATTTGGGTACGCGCCATGAAATCACTGGGTCATCAAGTAACCTATGTGTGTGCCGATGACGCCCACGGCACAGCGATTATGCTTAAAGCAGAAGTCAACGGTGTCACCCCTGAAGAGCAAATTGCCGATGTCAAAGCCTCCCATGAAAAAGATTTTGCGGGATTTTTAATTGATTTTGACAACTACTACTCAACCCATAGCCCAGAAAATGAGCATTACTCACAGCTGATTTATAATCGCTTGTATGAAAACGGCCATATCTCGCATAAAGCAGTTGAACAGCTGTATGACCCAGAAAAAGGCTTGTTTTTGGCAGACCGTTTTGTCAAAGGCGAATGCCCAAAATGCGGCGCAAAAGACCAATACGGCGACAACTGCGAAGTCTGCGGCACCACCTACAATGCCACCGAACTCAAAAATCCTTACTCAACGCTTTCAGGTGCAACGCCTGTTTTGAAATCATCCATCCATTATTTCTTTAATCTGCCAAACTTTAGCGAATTTTTGCAAAATTGGACGCGTAAAGAAGGTCGCCTGCAGACCTCTATCGCCAACAAATTACAAGAATGGTTTGATGCAGGGCTTGCCAACTGGGATATTAGCCGCGATGCACCGTATTTTGGCTTTAAAATCCCAAATACCCCAGCCAATGAACCAGACAAGTATTTTTATGTGTGGCTCGATGCGCCTGTCGGTTATATGGCAAGTTTCAAAAACTTGTGTGACCAACAAGGTGCGAATTTAGGCTTAAATTTTGATGAGTATTGGTCAAAAGAAAATCATAACAACACCGAAATCTATCACTTTATCGGTAAAGATATTGTGTATTTCCATGCCCTGTTTTGGCCAGCCATGCTTGAAGGCGCAGGATTTAGAACCCCCACTGCCATCAACGCGCATGGCTTCTTGACCGTCAATGGCGAGAAAATGAGTAAATCTCGCGGCACCTTTATCAAAGCCGATACCTACTTACAAAACCTTGACCCTGAATACTTGCGTTACTACTTCGCTAGCAAATTATCAGCCAGTGTCGAAGATATCAATCTTGACCTCGAAGACTTTATGCAAAAAGTCAATTCAGACTTGGTGGGTAAAGTCGTCAATATTGCTAGCCGCTGTGCAGGGTTTATCCATAAAAATCATGGCAGTAAACTGGCACTGACGATTAGCGAGCCTGCTTTGGTGCAACAAATCATTGATGCGGGCGAAGACATCGCCGCCGCTTATGAAGCGCGCGAATTTAGCAAAGCTATGCGTCTGATTATGGCGTGCGCAGACAAAGCCAATGAGTACATCGATGACAAAAAACCGTGGGCACTCAACAAAATCGAAGGTCAACAAGCCGAAGTACAAGCGGTGTGTACCGTCGCGCTTAATATCTTCCGTCAATTGGTGGTTTATCTTGCACCCGTATTACCATTGATGTGTGAAAAAGCACGAATTTTTCTCAATGTTGACAGCCTAGACTTTGATAGCCGTCATGCGTTATTGGTCGGGCATACCATCAACGCCTTTACCCCATTGATGCAGCGTGTTGACAAAGATAAAGTGGCTGCGATGGTGGATAGCTCAAAAGAAGATTTAAACAAGCAGCCTGCTATCGCCAATCAACCAGCAACTGGACAATCTGGCGCGAGCAACACCAAAGCCGCCGCTAGCGAACAACCCACTGGCGATACAGCATTGATTGGTATCGATGACTTTGCCAAAGTCACCATGACCGTAGCAAAAGTGCTAGCCTGCACTAACGTGGAAGGTGCAGATAAATTGCTGCAATTTACCCTAGATGTGGGTGAGACAGATGCGCAGGGCAATGTGAAAACGCGCAATGTGTTTAGCGGTATCGCCAAATTTTATAACCCTGAACAATTGGTGGGCAAAACTGTGGTCTGCGTCACCAACCTTGCGCCACGAAAAATGAAGTTTGGTATTTCTGAAGGTATGATTTTATCGGCTGAGAAAGCCGGTCAATTGACGGTGGTTACTTTAGATGACCATATCCCTGCGGGCGCAACCCTTGCTTAA